The following are from one region of the Hymenobacter sp. YIM 151858-1 genome:
- a CDS encoding hydroxymethylglutaryl-CoA reductase, protein MIFTPSPMLLKLLYTRGSLHNLPDNGGVAFSLKNRLDTVRLTRIDHVRVNGHALGPEQITIDLGNGNIRPATEIGEGGGLEFPVGQSITLRLHTHPLPEGMHPVQLQFQTDPFGELQVEVEDAIVQQDQRVRIPRFEPDDYAEAAIQARQRFAQEFTGQEFEHITKYSFDPHALKGNCEHFAGVAQVPIGLAGPLRINGEHAQGDFLIPLATTEGTLVASYNRGMQLLNLSGGVKCTVIGDAMQRAPVFVFDDARGARDFSRWVEECIEKIRHEAEATSRVAKLQYIDTYLANKFAYLRFNFSTGDAAGQNMVGRATFAACSWILANYQGAPIRNFYLESNFATDKKASQINVMRTRGKRVVAEALIKRDVLQQRMRVTPEQLAYHGQVANVGAFMSGANNNGLHSANGITAMFIATGQDVANVSESSAGIIYSERTPEGDLYLSITIPSLIVATHGGGTGLATQNECLRMLGCVGRGTVNKFAEIVAGVVLAGELSLAAAISSSDWVSSHEQYGRNR, encoded by the coding sequence ATGATCTTCACCCCGAGCCCCATGCTGCTGAAGCTGCTGTACACCCGCGGCAGCCTGCACAACCTGCCCGACAACGGCGGCGTTGCTTTCTCGCTGAAAAACCGCCTCGATACGGTGCGCCTCACGCGCATCGACCACGTTCGGGTGAACGGCCATGCCCTAGGTCCGGAGCAGATTACCATCGATTTGGGCAACGGCAACATCCGGCCGGCTACCGAAATTGGCGAGGGCGGCGGCCTGGAGTTCCCCGTGGGGCAAAGCATTACGCTGCGCCTGCACACCCACCCGCTGCCCGAGGGCATGCACCCGGTGCAGCTGCAGTTCCAGACCGACCCCTTCGGCGAACTGCAGGTGGAGGTAGAAGACGCCATTGTGCAGCAGGACCAGCGCGTGCGCATTCCGCGCTTCGAGCCCGACGACTACGCCGAGGCGGCCATTCAGGCGCGCCAACGCTTCGCGCAGGAGTTCACGGGCCAGGAGTTCGAGCACATCACCAAATACTCCTTCGATCCGCACGCGCTTAAGGGCAACTGCGAGCATTTTGCGGGGGTGGCGCAGGTGCCCATCGGGCTGGCCGGCCCCTTGCGCATCAACGGCGAGCACGCGCAGGGCGACTTCCTCATTCCGCTGGCCACCACCGAGGGCACTTTGGTAGCCAGCTACAACCGCGGCATGCAGCTGCTCAACCTGAGCGGCGGCGTAAAGTGCACCGTTATCGGCGATGCCATGCAGCGCGCCCCGGTGTTTGTGTTCGACGACGCCCGCGGCGCCCGCGACTTCAGCCGCTGGGTAGAGGAGTGCATCGAAAAAATCCGGCACGAGGCCGAGGCCACCTCGCGCGTGGCCAAGCTGCAGTACATCGATACGTACCTGGCCAACAAGTTTGCTTACCTGCGCTTTAATTTCAGCACCGGCGATGCGGCCGGGCAAAACATGGTGGGCCGGGCCACCTTCGCGGCTTGCTCCTGGATACTGGCCAACTACCAAGGCGCGCCCATCCGCAACTTCTACCTCGAGTCGAACTTCGCTACCGATAAAAAAGCCTCGCAGATAAACGTGATGCGCACCCGCGGCAAGCGCGTGGTGGCCGAGGCCCTGATTAAGCGCGATGTGCTGCAGCAGCGCATGCGCGTAACGCCCGAGCAGCTGGCCTACCACGGGCAAGTGGCCAACGTGGGCGCGTTTATGTCGGGGGCCAACAACAACGGCCTGCACTCGGCCAACGGCATCACGGCCATGTTCATCGCCACGGGCCAGGACGTGGCCAACGTGTCCGAATCGTCGGCAGGCATTATTTACTCGGAGCGCACCCCGGAGGGCGACCTGTACCTGAGCATCACCATCCCGTCGCTGATTGTGGCTACCCACGGCGGCGGCACTGGCCTGGCCACCCAAAACGAATGCCTGCGCATGCTGGGCTGCGTGGGCCGCGGCACCGTGAACAAGTTTGCCGAAATCGTGGCCGGCGTGGTGCTGGCCGGCGAACTAAGCCTGGCCGCCGCCATCAGCAGCTCCGACTGGGTAAGCTCGCACGAGCAGTACGGCCGCAATCGGTGA
- the argH gene encoding argininosuccinate lyase — protein sequence MKIWDKGIAVDKKIEAFTVGRDRELDMYLARFDVQASKAQANMLAKVGLISEAENAQLQQGLTELAAQVDEGTLTIEESFEDVHSKIEYYLTEKFGDAGKKIHTARSRNDQVLTAIQLFLKDYTERVANRTMELVQVLLLKADAHQADLMPGYTHFQAAMPSSFGLWFSAYAEHLLLDLALFEAAHTVADQNPLGSGAGFGSSFPIDRQQTTAEMGFGNLAVSSVGAQMLRGKTEKTLAFAMAGMAATFAKMAYDLVLYNSQDLAFVELPAAFTTGSSIMPHKKNPDVFELIRARCNALQALPNTLLLVTNNLPSGYHRDFQILKEILFEPMTQLLDILDIVLFALPQLKIKPNLLDQPKYDAVFTVENINQLIQAGMPFRTAYKEVGQAVEDGSYVPHKEFGTTHLGSVHNLGLEAIQQKVDKLRQGSRLFINQE from the coding sequence ATGAAAATCTGGGATAAGGGCATTGCCGTCGACAAGAAGATTGAGGCGTTTACCGTGGGCCGCGACCGGGAGCTGGATATGTATCTGGCCCGCTTCGATGTGCAAGCCTCGAAGGCGCAGGCCAACATGCTGGCCAAGGTTGGGCTGATTTCGGAGGCCGAAAACGCGCAGCTGCAGCAAGGCCTCACGGAGCTGGCCGCGCAGGTAGATGAGGGCACCTTAACCATCGAGGAGAGCTTCGAGGACGTGCACTCCAAGATTGAGTACTACCTCACGGAGAAATTCGGCGACGCGGGCAAGAAGATCCACACCGCCCGCTCGCGCAACGACCAGGTGCTTACGGCTATCCAGCTGTTCCTGAAAGACTACACGGAGCGAGTGGCGAACCGCACCATGGAGCTGGTGCAGGTGCTGCTGCTTAAAGCCGATGCGCATCAGGCCGATTTGATGCCCGGTTACACCCACTTTCAGGCGGCCATGCCCAGCTCGTTCGGGCTGTGGTTTTCGGCCTACGCCGAGCACCTGCTGCTCGATCTGGCCTTGTTCGAAGCGGCCCACACCGTAGCCGACCAAAACCCTTTGGGCTCGGGCGCAGGCTTCGGTAGCTCATTCCCCATCGACCGGCAGCAAACCACCGCCGAAATGGGTTTTGGCAACCTGGCCGTGAGCAGCGTGGGCGCTCAAATGCTGCGCGGCAAAACCGAAAAAACGCTGGCCTTTGCCATGGCCGGCATGGCCGCCACGTTCGCCAAAATGGCCTACGACCTGGTGCTCTACAACTCGCAGGATTTGGCCTTCGTGGAGCTGCCCGCCGCGTTTACTACCGGCTCCAGCATCATGCCGCACAAGAAAAACCCCGACGTGTTCGAGCTGATCCGGGCCCGCTGCAATGCCCTGCAGGCGCTGCCCAATACGCTGCTGCTGGTAACCAACAACCTGCCCAGCGGCTACCACCGCGACTTCCAGATTCTCAAGGAAATCCTGTTCGAGCCGATGACGCAGCTGCTCGACATTCTCGACATCGTGCTCTTCGCCTTGCCGCAGCTGAAAATTAAGCCGAACCTGCTCGATCAGCCGAAGTACGATGCGGTGTTCACCGTGGAAAACATCAATCAGCTGATCCAAGCCGGCATGCCCTTCCGCACGGCTTACAAAGAGGTAGGGCAGGCCGTAGAAGACGGTAGCTACGTGCCGCACAAAGAGTTCGGCACCACGCACCTGGGGAGCGTGCACAACCTGGGGCTGGAGGCGATTCAGCAGAAAGTAGATAAGCTGCGCCAAGGCAGCCGACTGTTCATAAACCAGGAGTAG
- a CDS encoding M20 family metallo-hydrolase — MPELISRLTDEAIALLQQLIRTPSFSREEGATADLIFAFLQQHGAAPQRAQHNVWAVNEHFDAAKPTILLNSHHDTVKPGSTWTYDPFGAVLEGDKLVGLGSNDAGASAVSLLATFLYFRTRPDLGFNLICAITAEEEVSGANGVRSILPQLGRIDLGIVGEPTKMDMAIAEKGLVVLDCVAHGRTGHAARDEGENALYKAVQDIEWIRQYQFPKVSPLLGPVKMTVTQVQAGSQHNVVPDRCHFVVDVRTNEFYSNAEVVRTVQQHISSEATPRSLYLNSSRIAPEHLLVQRGLALGRKTFGSATLSDQAVMPFETVKMGPGDSARSHTPDEYILLSEICSGISGYVELLEGFKF, encoded by the coding sequence ATGCCGGAGCTGATTTCGCGCCTCACAGACGAGGCCATTGCGCTGTTGCAGCAGCTGATTCGCACGCCGTCGTTTTCGCGGGAGGAGGGTGCTACTGCCGACCTCATCTTCGCGTTTCTGCAGCAGCACGGCGCCGCGCCGCAGCGCGCGCAGCACAACGTGTGGGCCGTTAACGAGCACTTCGATGCCGCCAAGCCAACCATTCTGCTCAACTCGCACCACGACACCGTAAAGCCCGGCAGCACCTGGACGTACGACCCTTTCGGGGCCGTGCTCGAGGGCGACAAACTCGTGGGCCTGGGTAGCAACGACGCCGGGGCTTCGGCGGTGAGCTTGCTGGCTACCTTCCTGTACTTCCGCACGCGTCCCGACCTAGGGTTTAACCTCATCTGCGCCATCACGGCCGAGGAAGAAGTATCGGGCGCCAATGGGGTGCGCAGCATCCTGCCCCAGCTCGGCCGCATCGACCTAGGGATTGTGGGGGAACCCACCAAAATGGACATGGCCATTGCTGAGAAAGGCTTGGTGGTGCTTGACTGCGTAGCGCACGGCCGCACCGGCCACGCCGCCCGCGACGAAGGCGAAAACGCGCTCTACAAAGCCGTGCAGGATATCGAATGGATTCGGCAGTACCAGTTTCCGAAAGTGTCGCCGCTGCTCGGGCCCGTGAAGATGACTGTAACGCAAGTGCAAGCCGGCTCGCAGCACAACGTAGTGCCCGACCGTTGCCACTTTGTGGTGGATGTGCGCACCAACGAGTTCTACTCCAACGCCGAGGTGGTGCGCACCGTGCAGCAACACATCAGCTCCGAAGCAACGCCTAGGTCGCTGTACCTGAACTCCTCGCGCATAGCGCCCGAGCACTTGCTGGTGCAGCGCGGCCTGGCCCTTGGGCGGAAGACGTTCGGCTCGGCCACGCTCTCCGACCAAGCTGTAATGCCGTTCGAAACCGTGAAGATGGGCCCCGGCGACTCAGCCCGCTCGCACACCCCCGACGAGTACATTCTGCTCAGCGAAATCTGCAGCGGCATCAGCGGATACGTAGAGTTACTGGAAGGCTTTAAGTTTTGA
- the argB gene encoding acetylglutamate kinase: MPAHCLLAPSRRPAPRAEKRVSGLSADFRMKEILKLFKIGGGILDDEAQLRRFVQAFAQVPGRKMLVHGGGKGANQMLSDLGIEPKMVQGRRITDAATLDIVTMFYAGKTNKQLVALLQASGVNALGLSGADGNAVRASKRPVKDIDYGFVGDIDAGSIDTAVVQQLLAADLTPVFCAITHDGQGQLLNTNADTIASALARALAPHYQVELHFCFEKDGVLRDVNDDSSVVPRITPALYQQLKAEGIIAAGMIPKLDNAFAALAAGVEQVIIENALKINEPVKTVLCRS, from the coding sequence ATGCCGGCCCATTGCCTGCTGGCCCCAAGCCGGCGCCCTGCACCTAGGGCCGAAAAGCGCGTGTCGGGCCTCTCTGCTGACTTTCGGATGAAAGAAATCCTCAAACTATTCAAGATTGGCGGCGGCATCCTCGACGACGAGGCGCAGCTCCGCCGTTTTGTGCAGGCGTTTGCCCAAGTGCCCGGCCGCAAAATGTTGGTGCACGGCGGCGGCAAAGGCGCCAACCAGATGCTCAGCGACCTAGGCATCGAGCCCAAAATGGTGCAGGGCCGCCGCATCACCGACGCCGCCACGCTCGACATCGTAACGATGTTTTACGCTGGCAAAACCAACAAGCAATTGGTGGCCCTGCTGCAGGCCAGCGGCGTAAATGCCCTAGGGCTGTCGGGGGCCGATGGCAACGCGGTGCGGGCCAGCAAGCGGCCGGTAAAGGACATCGACTACGGTTTTGTGGGCGACATCGACGCCGGCAGCATCGACACTGCCGTGGTGCAGCAGCTGCTGGCCGCCGACCTCACGCCGGTGTTCTGCGCCATTACGCACGATGGCCAGGGGCAGCTGCTGAACACCAACGCCGATACCATTGCCAGCGCGCTGGCCCGCGCGCTGGCGCCGCACTACCAGGTAGAGCTGCACTTCTGCTTTGAGAAGGATGGCGTGCTGCGCGACGTAAACGACGACAGCTCGGTGGTGCCGCGCATTACGCCCGCGCTGTATCAGCAGCTGAAAGCCGAGGGTATTATTGCCGCCGGCATGATTCCGAAGCTCGACAATGCCTTTGCCGCTCTGGCGGCTGGCGTGGAGCAGGTTATCATCGAAAACGCGCTCAAGATCAACGAGCCCGTGAAAACCGTGCTATGCCGGAGCTGA
- a CDS encoding GNAT family N-acetyltransferase: MILRVANAADVQHVETLCQWYEESAKQRGVGIAKRDPNYLKKKMETGNAIIAFIGEQLAGFCYIETFEDQKFIVNSGLIVNTQLRKEGLGRAIKNEVFKLSRTKYPGAKLFGITTSGPVMKMNTDLGYRPVAFPELTQSDDFWKGCSSCKYYPILEENQRRMCLCTGMLYDNLNDEYGQKPQETIEFISNQ; the protein is encoded by the coding sequence ATGATTTTACGAGTTGCTAATGCTGCCGACGTGCAGCATGTAGAAACGCTTTGTCAATGGTACGAGGAATCGGCCAAACAGCGGGGCGTGGGCATCGCCAAGCGCGACCCTAACTACCTGAAGAAGAAGATGGAAACGGGCAACGCCATCATCGCATTCATTGGCGAACAGCTGGCCGGCTTCTGCTACATCGAGACCTTCGAGGACCAGAAATTCATCGTCAACTCGGGCCTGATCGTGAACACCCAGCTGCGCAAAGAGGGCCTGGGCCGCGCCATCAAAAACGAGGTGTTCAAACTCTCGCGCACCAAGTACCCCGGCGCCAAGCTGTTCGGCATTACCACCTCCGGGCCGGTGATGAAAATGAACACCGACCTGGGCTACCGCCCCGTGGCCTTCCCCGAGCTCACGCAGTCGGACGACTTCTGGAAGGGTTGCTCGTCGTGCAAGTACTACCCCATTCTGGAGGAAAACCAGCGTCGTATGTGCCTGTGCACCGGCATGTTGTACGACAACCTGAACGACGAGTACGGGCAGAAGCCGCAGGAAACCATCGAATTCATCAGTAATCAGTAG
- the argG gene encoding argininosuccinate synthase gives MKKVVLAYSGGLDTSYCVVYLTKELGLEVHTVIVNSGGFSEKELAGIEKRAYEMGSKRHEVIDVTERFYQQCLRYLLAGNILKNDTYPLSVSAERMFQSLALAEYARENKADYIAHGSTGAGNDQVRFDVAFSVISPNTEILTPIRDLRLSRQQEIEYLQANGVEMSWEKAKYSINKGIWGTSVGGVETLTSRQGLPESAWPTQLSATEPQEISITFEKGEPVALNGEQMKPVDLIVALNELAGKYAIGRDTHVGDTILGIKGRVGFEAPAPLILIKSHHLLEKHTSSRWQLLHKDYIANWYGTLLHEAQYLDPVMRDMEAFLESSQQRVSGTVYVSLKPYQFELLGIESEFDMMQSKVATYGEENNAWDSRDAKGFIKIFSNQLRIHASFNDEN, from the coding sequence ATGAAAAAGGTAGTTCTCGCCTACAGCGGCGGGTTGGATACGTCCTACTGCGTCGTTTATCTGACGAAAGAACTGGGCCTGGAAGTCCACACGGTAATCGTCAACTCGGGCGGCTTCTCGGAGAAGGAGCTGGCCGGCATCGAAAAGCGCGCCTACGAAATGGGCTCCAAGCGCCACGAGGTGATTGACGTAACCGAGCGTTTCTACCAACAGTGCCTGCGCTACCTGCTGGCGGGAAACATCCTAAAAAACGACACCTACCCGCTGAGCGTCAGCGCGGAGCGCATGTTCCAGTCGCTGGCTTTGGCCGAGTACGCCCGCGAAAACAAGGCCGATTACATTGCCCACGGCAGCACCGGCGCCGGCAACGACCAGGTACGATTCGACGTGGCTTTCTCGGTGATTTCACCCAACACCGAAATCCTCACGCCCATCCGCGACCTGCGTCTTTCGCGCCAGCAGGAAATCGAGTACCTGCAGGCCAACGGTGTGGAGATGAGCTGGGAAAAAGCCAAATACTCCATCAACAAGGGCATTTGGGGCACCAGCGTGGGCGGCGTCGAAACGCTGACCTCGCGCCAGGGCCTGCCGGAGTCGGCCTGGCCGACGCAGCTCTCGGCAACCGAGCCGCAGGAAATCAGCATCACCTTCGAAAAAGGTGAGCCGGTGGCGCTGAACGGCGAGCAGATGAAGCCGGTAGACCTGATTGTGGCGCTGAACGAGCTGGCCGGTAAGTACGCCATTGGCCGCGATACGCACGTGGGCGACACCATCCTAGGCATCAAAGGCCGAGTGGGCTTCGAGGCTCCGGCCCCGCTGATTCTTATCAAAAGCCACCACCTGCTGGAGAAGCACACCTCCTCACGCTGGCAGCTGCTGCACAAAGACTACATCGCCAATTGGTACGGCACGCTGCTGCACGAGGCGCAGTACCTCGATCCGGTGATGCGCGATATGGAAGCTTTCTTGGAGTCGTCGCAGCAGCGCGTGTCAGGCACGGTGTACGTGTCGTTGAAGCCTTATCAGTTTGAGCTGCTGGGCATCGAGTCGGAATTTGACATGATGCAGTCGAAAGTGGCGACCTACGGTGAGGAGAACAACGCCTGGGATTCGCGCGACGCCAAAGGGTTTATCAAGATTTTCAGCAACCAGCTGCGCATTCACGCTTCCTTCAACGATGAAAATTAA
- the argC gene encoding N-acetyl-gamma-glutamyl-phosphate reductase, with the protein MKIKVGIVGGAGYTAGELIRILLHHEFVELGAIVSSSSAGKPVHQAHDDLVGETDLRFAAELAGDEDVVFLCLGHGNSRAFLEKQPLPETTHVIDLSNDFRLGADREFQDREFVYGLPELNKTRIQQAQSIANPGCFATSIQLALLPLAQAGRLTDDVHVSAITGSTGAGQSLSETVHFSWRSNNVSIYKPFTHQHLGEIGESLAQLQPELAMDINFIPYRGNFTRGIFASVYTPSDLTQEEARELYQKFYADAPFTTVSDKEVHLKQVVNTNKSLLHVQKFGKQLLITSVIDNLVKGASGQAIQNMNLLFGLPETTGLHLKSVLF; encoded by the coding sequence ATGAAAATTAAGGTTGGCATCGTCGGCGGGGCCGGCTACACGGCCGGAGAGCTGATCCGCATTCTGCTGCACCACGAGTTCGTGGAGCTGGGCGCTATCGTCAGCTCGTCGAGCGCAGGCAAGCCGGTGCACCAGGCACACGACGACCTGGTGGGCGAAACGGACCTGCGCTTTGCCGCGGAGCTGGCCGGCGACGAAGACGTGGTGTTCCTCTGCCTGGGCCACGGCAACTCGCGGGCGTTTCTTGAAAAGCAACCGCTGCCGGAAACCACCCACGTCATCGACCTCAGCAACGATTTCCGCCTAGGTGCTGATCGGGAGTTTCAGGACCGGGAGTTCGTGTACGGGCTGCCGGAGCTGAACAAGACGCGCATTCAGCAGGCCCAAAGCATTGCCAACCCCGGCTGCTTTGCTACGTCTATTCAACTGGCCCTGCTGCCGCTGGCCCAGGCCGGCCGCCTCACCGACGACGTGCACGTATCGGCCATTACCGGCAGCACGGGCGCGGGGCAGAGCCTATCGGAGACGGTGCATTTCTCGTGGCGTTCGAACAACGTGTCCATCTACAAGCCTTTCACGCACCAGCACCTAGGGGAAATTGGGGAGAGCCTGGCGCAACTGCAGCCCGAGCTGGCAATGGACATCAACTTCATTCCCTACCGCGGCAACTTCACCCGCGGCATCTTCGCCAGCGTCTACACGCCGTCGGATTTGACGCAGGAGGAAGCGCGGGAGCTGTACCAGAAGTTCTACGCCGACGCGCCATTTACCACGGTGTCGGACAAGGAAGTGCACCTGAAGCAGGTAGTAAACACCAATAAGAGCCTGCTGCACGTGCAAAAATTCGGCAAGCAGCTGCTCATTACCTCGGTTATCGATAACCTCGTGAAGGGCGCTTCGGGCCAGGCCATCCAGAACATGAACCTGCTCTTCGGCTTGCCCGAAACGACGGGGCTCCACCTCAAATCGGTGCTTTTCTAA
- a CDS encoding aspartate aminotransferase family protein has protein sequence MELFNVYPLNDITPVRALGAQLWDDRGQQYLDFYGGHAVISIGHSHPHYVQRITAQVQQIGFYSNSVHIPIQRELARKLGEVSGYEDYTLFLCNSGAEANENALKLASFHTGKSHVIAFKGAFHGRTSGAVAATDNPKIVAPFNAGHPISFLPYDLAEVERVLQEGKTCAVIIEPIQGVGGIIMPSDEFLQGLEQLCQQYGAVLIADEVQSGYGRSGKFFAHQHAGVRPGIISVAKGMGNGFPIGGILIAPEFQASYGLLGTTFGGNHLACAAALAVLEVIEQENLLAHAREMGEYLKQELLQNAGAQEVRGRGLMIGLKYDFPIKDVRDKLLSEHHIFVGNASDPTVLRLLPPLNIKRAEVDQFLQALYAIIPADVRS, from the coding sequence ATGGAGCTTTTCAACGTCTATCCGCTCAACGACATCACGCCGGTGCGCGCCCTCGGGGCGCAGCTCTGGGACGACCGTGGGCAGCAGTACCTCGACTTCTACGGCGGCCACGCCGTAATCAGCATCGGCCACAGCCACCCGCACTACGTGCAGCGCATCACCGCGCAGGTGCAGCAGATCGGCTTCTACTCGAACTCGGTGCACATCCCGATTCAGCGGGAGCTGGCGCGGAAGCTGGGCGAGGTGTCAGGTTATGAGGACTACACGCTGTTCTTGTGCAACTCGGGCGCCGAGGCCAACGAGAATGCGCTGAAGCTAGCTTCCTTCCACACCGGCAAAAGCCACGTTATTGCGTTTAAGGGCGCATTCCACGGCCGCACGTCGGGCGCGGTGGCGGCTACCGACAATCCGAAGATTGTCGCGCCGTTCAACGCCGGTCACCCCATCAGCTTCCTGCCCTACGACTTGGCGGAAGTAGAGCGGGTGCTGCAGGAAGGCAAGACCTGCGCCGTCATCATCGAGCCGATTCAGGGCGTGGGCGGCATCATCATGCCTTCCGACGAGTTCCTGCAGGGCCTGGAGCAGCTGTGCCAGCAGTACGGCGCCGTCCTCATTGCCGATGAAGTGCAGAGTGGCTACGGCCGCAGCGGCAAGTTCTTCGCGCACCAGCACGCCGGTGTGCGGCCGGGTATCATCTCGGTGGCCAAAGGCATGGGCAACGGTTTTCCCATCGGTGGCATCCTGATTGCGCCGGAGTTCCAGGCTTCGTACGGGCTGCTGGGCACTACTTTCGGCGGCAACCACTTGGCTTGCGCCGCCGCGCTGGCGGTGCTGGAAGTCATCGAGCAGGAAAACCTGCTGGCGCACGCCCGCGAAATGGGCGAGTACCTGAAGCAGGAGTTGCTGCAAAACGCCGGCGCCCAGGAAGTGCGCGGCCGCGGGCTGATGATCGGCCTGAAGTACGACTTCCCCATCAAGGACGTGCGCGACAAGCTGCTCTCGGAACACCACATCTTCGTGGGCAACGCCTCCGACCCGACGGTGCTGCGCCTGCTGCCGCCACTGAACATCAAGCGCGCGGAAGTCGACCAGTTTTTGCAAGCGCTGTACGCAATAATTCCGGCAGATGTAAGGAGTTAA
- the carA gene encoding glutamine-hydrolyzing carbamoyl-phosphate synthase small subunit, whose product MENAKTVKLVLEDGTEIQGSSFGAFTSAAGEVVFSTAMTGYPENLTDPSFAGQILVLTYPIVGNYGVPGEELYESISKIFESDKIHVAGLVVNYYSEEHSHWNAAKSLGDWLAEYNIPGIYGVDTRMLTKKLREKGAMLGKIVAEEDVPLHDPNQDNLVAQVSPEGVQHYGTGKNKIVLVDCGTKTNIIRCFLERDVELIRVPWDYDFTQLDYDGLFLSNGPGDPKMCVPTIEHLQKALQQDKPIFGICLGSQLMGLAAGGDTFKLKYGHRSHNQPVKLTGTQRSYITSQNHGFAVDTATLPAEWDMLFENLNDGTCEGIKHKTKPFFSTQFHPEAAGGPQDTEFLFDQFLEEVEKYKAQQAS is encoded by the coding sequence GTGGAAAACGCTAAAACGGTGAAGCTGGTGCTCGAAGACGGCACCGAAATCCAGGGCAGCTCCTTCGGGGCATTTACCTCGGCCGCGGGCGAAGTGGTGTTCAGCACGGCCATGACCGGCTACCCCGAAAACCTCACCGATCCGTCCTTCGCCGGGCAGATCCTGGTGCTCACCTACCCCATCGTGGGCAACTACGGCGTGCCGGGCGAGGAGCTGTACGAGTCCATTTCCAAGATCTTCGAGTCGGATAAGATTCATGTGGCCGGCCTAGTGGTGAACTACTACTCCGAGGAGCACAGCCACTGGAACGCCGCCAAGAGCCTCGGCGACTGGCTGGCCGAGTACAACATCCCCGGCATCTACGGCGTGGATACCCGCATGCTCACCAAGAAGCTGCGAGAGAAGGGCGCCATGCTCGGCAAAATCGTGGCCGAAGAGGACGTGCCCCTGCACGACCCCAACCAGGACAACCTGGTGGCCCAGGTAAGCCCCGAGGGCGTGCAGCACTACGGCACGGGCAAAAACAAAATCGTGCTGGTGGACTGCGGCACCAAGACCAACATCATCCGCTGCTTTTTGGAGCGCGACGTGGAGCTGATCCGCGTGCCCTGGGACTACGACTTCACCCAGCTCGATTACGACGGCCTGTTCCTGAGCAACGGCCCCGGCGACCCGAAAATGTGCGTGCCGACGATTGAGCACCTGCAGAAAGCCCTGCAACAGGACAAGCCGATCTTCGGCATCTGCCTGGGCTCCCAGCTTATGGGCCTCGCTGCAGGCGGCGACACGTTTAAGCTCAAGTACGGCCACCGCAGCCACAACCAGCCGGTGAAACTCACGGGCACCCAGCGCAGCTACATCACCAGCCAGAACCACGGCTTCGCGGTGGACACCGCCACACTGCCCGCCGAGTGGGACATGCTGTTCGAGAACCTCAACGACGGCACCTGCGAAGGCATCAAGCACAAAACCAAGCCCTTCTTCTCCACCCAGTTTCACCCCGAGGCAGCCGGCGGCCCCCAGGACACGGAGTTTTTGTTCGACCAGTTTCTGGAGGAGGTAGAGAAGTACAAGGCGCAGCAAGCCAGCTAA